A region from the Pelobates fuscus isolate aPelFus1 chromosome 1, aPelFus1.pri, whole genome shotgun sequence genome encodes:
- the LIG3 gene encoding DNA ligase 3 gives MLTLGRIFKKGVVKLLACRTTARTFCHLSPQCPLKVIFSIQQQTYPLLPQSNCNFNFALRVSKCHNMAEQRYLVEYAKRGTAGCKKCKEKIGKGLVRIGKVVPNPFSESAGDMKEWYHVKCMFEKLERARATTKKIEDLTELEGWQELQDPERDLITQHIKELAAKAGATPKKKTPSKTNQSTAAQGSTPNKMPATSPSPLKFSGFTAKPGQSPATPSSSSGSSISTAKCDPTHKDCLLREFRKLCVMVADQSSYNTKTQIIQDFLTKGSAGDGFHGDTYLTVKLLLPGVIKSVYNLNDKQIVKLFSRVFNCNLEEMVRDLEQGDVSETVRIFFEKSKTFPPAAKSLLTIHEVDDILNQLSKMTKEEDQQKVLEDLARRCTSNDLKCIIRLIKHDLKMNSGAKHVLDALDPNAYDAFKASRNLGDVVERVLRNQQQAPGMKRTLSVQASLMTPVQPMLAEACKSVEYAMKKCPNGMYAEIKYDGERVQVHKNGDHFSYFSRSLKPVLPHKVAHFKDFIPKAFPGGNSIILDAEVLLIDTNTGKPLPFGTLGVHKKAAFHDANVCLFVFDCIYFNGVSLMDRPLSERRKFMRDNMVEIPNRILFSEMKHVTKAADLADMITRVIREGLEGLVLKDLKGIYEPGKRHWLKVKKDYLNEGAMADTADLAVLGAFYGKGANGGIMSIFLMGCYDPQSQKWCTVTKCSSGYDDATLARLQKELDMVKISKDPSKIPPWLKINKNYYPDFIIREPEKAPIWEITGAEFSKAEAHTAGGISIRFPRCTRFRDDKDWKSATTLQQLKELYQLSKEKSDFSITASASQDEEGSSESSSRENEGNSRPPTPSGSVKSSKGHSSKSLAKKPEVKKMPPPPKKEEPAKAEKRKNVSPGPVQNKKVKISEASHSNGHSVVQLPSTPKNLLDIFTGVKLFLPSSMDDFAKLRRYFVAYDGDLVPEFDASSATHVMGDISESSVDAKHVTPRWIWECIRRRRLVAPC, from the exons ATGTTAACACTGGGGAG GATTTTTAAAAAAGGAGTTGTGAAGCTTCTGGCTTGTCGGACGACAGCAAGAACATTTTGCCATCTCTCTCCACAGTGTCCCTTAAAGGTCATTTTTTCTATTCAACAACAAACTTATCCCCTACTTCCTCAAAGTAATTGTAACTTCAATTTTGCGTTGAGGGTTTCCAAGTGCCACAATATGGCAGAGCAGCGTTACTTGGTTGAATATGCAAAGCGTGGCACTGCAGGTTGCAAAAAATGTAAGGAGAAGATTGGAAAGGGCTTGGTACGCATCGGAAAAGTGGTTCCAAATCCTTTCAGTGAATCTGCAGGTGACATGAAAGAGTGGTACCATGTCAAGTGCATGTTTGAGAAACTTGAACGTGCAAGGGCAACTACTAAGAAGATCGAGGATCTGACAGAACTAGAGGGATGGCAAGAACTTCAGGACCCTGAGAGAGACCTAATTACCCAACACATTAAAG AACTTGCTGCCAAAGCAGGTGCTACACCTAAGAAAAAGACTCCGTCAAAGACGAATCAATCAACAGCTGCACAGGGATCAACACCCAATAAGATGCCAGCAACCAGCCCTTCCCCTCTCAAGTTTTCTGGATTCACAG CAAAACCAGGTCAGTCTCCAGCCACACCTAGTTCTAGTAGTGGTTCAAGCATTTCAACTGCAAAATGCGATCCCACTCATAAGGACTGCCTACTGCGTGAGTTCCGTAAGCTGTGTGTAATGGTTGCAGACCAGTCAAGTTACAATACCAAGACCCAGATCATTCAGGACTTCTTGACCAAAGGCAGTGCTGGAG atggtttccatggtgatacaTACCTAACGGTAAAGCTGTTGCTACCAGGCGTCATTAAAAGTGTCTATAACCTGAATGACAAGCAGATTGTCAAACTTTTCAGTCGCGTTTTTAACTGCAACCTGGAGGAGATGGTGCGGGACCTTGAGCAG GGGGATGTCTCAGAGACGGTTCGCATATTCTTTGAAAAAAGCAAGACGTTCCCACCAGCTGCTAAAAGTCTCTTGACCATTCATGAAGTGGATGACATCCTTAACCAGCTTTCCAAGATgacaaaagaggaggatcagcagAAAGTCCTAGAAGATCTTGCCCGCAG GTGTACCAGTAATGACCTGAAATGTATAATACGCCTTATCAAACATGATCTGAAGATGAACTCTGGGgctaaacatgt attggATGCCCTTGATCCTAATGCATATGATGCATTCAAAGCTTCTCGAAATCTAGGAGACGTGGTAGAACGTGTACTGCGTAACCAACAGCAAGCTCCAGGAATGAAACGCACTCTCAGTGTACAAGCTTCCCTAATGACACCTGTTCAGCCTAtgctg GCTGAAGCCTGCAAATCTGTAGAGTATGCCATGAAGAAGTGCCCCAATGGAATGTACGCTGAAATTAAGTATGATGGGGAGCGAGTTCAAGTTCACAAGAATGGAGATCACTTCAGCTATTTTAGCCGCAGCCTTAAGCCAGTGCTTCCCCACAag GTTGCTCATTTCAAGGATTTCATTCCCAAAGCATTTCCGGGAGGAAATAGTATCATCTTGGATGCTGAAGTTCTTCTCATTGATACCAACACTGGCAAGCCCCTTCCCTTTGGGACGCTGGGTGTTCATAAG AAAGCAGCCTTTCACGATGCCAATGTTTGCCTCTTTGTTTTCGACTGCATTTATTTCAATGGAGTTAGCTTGATGGACAG gCCACTTAGTGAGCGGCGAAAGTTTATGCGTGATAACATGGTGGAAATCCCTAACCGTATCTTGTTCTCTGAGATGAAACATGTAACA aaAGCTGCTGATTTGGCAGACATGATTACTAGGGTTATCAGAGAGGGATTGGAGGGCCTTGTGTTGAAAGATTTAAAG GGGATTTATGAACCAGGTAAACGGCACTGGCTAAAGGTGAAGAAGGATTACTTGAACGAAGGTGCTATGGCAGACACTGCTGATCTTGCGGTCTTAGGCGCCTTTTACGGGAAAGGAGCAAATG GTGGTATTATGTCTATTTTCCTTATGGGCTGCTATGACCCACAGTCCCAGAAATGGTGTACTGTGACCAAATGTTCGAGTGGTTACGATGATGCTACTCTTGCACGTCTTCAAAAGGAACTGGATATGGTGAAAATCAGCAAG GATCCCTCCAAAATACCTCCTTGGCTGAAGATAAACAAGAATTACTACCCTGACTTTATAATCCGGGAACCAGAG AAAGCTCCAATCTGGGAAATTACTGGAGCTGAGTTCTCTAAAGCAGAGGCCCACACAGCAGGTGGTATTTCTATTCGCTTTCCAAGATGTACTCGCTTTCGTGATGACAAGGACTGGAAGAGTGCAACAACCCTCCAACAGTTAAAG GAGCTCTATCAGTTGTCTAAGGAGAAATCTGACTTTAGTATAACCGCCTCAGCTTCTCAGGATGAGGAAGGATCTTCAGAAAGCAGCAGTCGAGAGAATGAAGGAAATTCAAGGCCTCCTACACCTAGCGGCTCAGTCAAATCTTCTAAAGGCCATTCTTCCAAATCTCTTGCTAAGAAGCCAGAAG TTAAGAAAATGCCCCCTCCGCCCAAAAAGGAAGAGCCTGCCAAAGCAGAGAAGCGCAAAAATGTATCTCCGGGACCTGTCCAGAATAAGAAG GTTAAAATCTCTGAGGCAAGTCACAGCAATGGCCACAGTGTAGTCCAATTACCATCCACTCctaag AACCTCCTGGATATATTCACTGGTGTGAAACTCTTCCTACCATCTTCGATGGATGATTTTGCCAAACTCCGTCGCTACTTTGTTGCATATGACGGGGACTTAGTACCAGAATTTGATGCTTCTTCAGCCACACATGTAATGGGTGACATATCTGAGAGTTCTGTAGATGCCAAGCATGTTACTCCACGTTGGATATGGGAGTGTATCAGACGCCGAAGATTAGTGGCCCCATGCTGA